The following coding sequences are from one Streptomyces sp. NBC_01485 window:
- a CDS encoding DUF7144 family membrane protein, whose translation MSPHTPTGDPHGEIGTAWSTPRGGPHRPTPPDSRVGGGIAFAGVLMLCGGVLAVFQGIAAIAEDDVYARVGSYVYELSLTGWGWIHLVLGALAAATGAALLKGMTWARYTGIFLAALSMVAQFLFLPYQPLWSITVMAIDVFVIWSLASPRQETG comes from the coding sequence ATGAGCCCGCACACCCCGACCGGCGACCCGCACGGCGAGATAGGCACCGCCTGGTCCACGCCGCGCGGCGGCCCGCACCGGCCCACCCCGCCGGACAGCAGGGTCGGCGGCGGCATCGCCTTCGCCGGCGTCCTGATGCTGTGCGGCGGCGTGCTCGCCGTCTTCCAGGGCATCGCGGCCATCGCCGAGGACGACGTCTACGCCCGCGTCGGCTCGTACGTCTACGAGCTCAGCCTCACCGGCTGGGGCTGGATCCACCTCGTCCTCGGCGCCCTCGCGGCCGCGACCGGCGCGGCCCTGCTCAAGGGCATGACCTGGGCCCGCTACACGGGCATCTTCCTCGCCGCGCTGAGCATGGTCGCCCAGTTCCTCTTCCTCCCGTACCAGCCGCTCTGGTCGATCACCGTCATGGCGATCGACG